The following are from one region of the Paenalkalicoccus suaedae genome:
- a CDS encoding HU family DNA-binding protein translates to MNKTELINAVAEKTELSKKDATGAVDAVFDIITGALQKNEKVQLIGFGNFEVRERAARKGRNPQTGEEIEIPASNVPAFKPGKALKDAVK, encoded by the coding sequence ATGAATAAAACAGAACTTATCAATGCGGTTGCTGAAAAGACTGAGCTTTCTAAGAAGGATGCTACTGGAGCTGTTGATGCAGTATTTGACATCATCACTGGTGCACTTCAAAAGAACGAAAAGGTTCAGCTAATCGGCTTCGGTAACTTCGAAGTACGTGAGCGTGCGGCTCGTAAAGGTCGTAACCCACAAACTGGTGAAGAAATCGAAATCCCAGCGAGCAATGTTCCTGCATTTAAGCCAGGTAAAGCCCTTAAGGATGCTGTAAAGTAA
- a CDS encoding stage VI sporulation protein F: MTQDGSFFDKVKQKTNVSQQDLFSLAQSVNNVDLTNPENVRKLIHQVAAMAQVKVDPKKEQELIKAITSKQIPLDFSTLSSIFQKK, from the coding sequence ATGACTCAGGATGGTTCATTTTTCGACAAGGTAAAGCAAAAGACGAATGTTTCACAGCAGGATTTATTCTCACTTGCGCAATCTGTTAATAATGTAGATTTAACAAATCCAGAGAATGTAAGGAAGTTAATTCACCAAGTAGCTGCTATGGCACAAGTAAAAGTAGATCCCAAAAAAGAGCAGGAGCTTATAAAAGCAATTACATCCAAGCAAATTCCACTCGATTTTTCTACGTTATCGTCTATTTTCCAAAAAAAATAG
- the spoIVA gene encoding stage IV sporulation protein A, which yields MMKVDLFKDIAERTGGDIYLGVVGAVRTGKSTFIKRFMELVVLPNIDNEADRTRAQDELPQSAAGRQIMTTEPKFIPNQAVSISVEEGLDVNVRVVDCVGYAVPGATGYEDENGPRMIHTPWFDDPIPFQEAAEIGTRKVIQEHSTLGIVVTTDGTIGEIPRADYETSENQVIEELKEVGKPFVVLVNSVKPTHPETEKLRANLEETHNVPVLAMNIESMTEYDLMSVMREVLFEFPVHEVNVHLPSWVMVLQDNHWLKESYEESIRQTIGEIKRLRDVNDVVQGFNGLEYIERATIAGMEMGKGIAEIDLEAPEDLYDQILMEIVGVEIRGKDHLLSLMQELSFAKTEYDQVRDALQMVRQTGYGIAAPSLSDMSLDEPEIIRQGSRFGVRLKAVAPSIHMIKVDVESEFAPIIGTEKQSEELVRYLMQDFEDNPLSIWNSDIFGRSLNSIVREGISAKLSLMPENARYKLKETLERIINEGSGGLIAIIL from the coding sequence GTGATGAAAGTAGACTTATTTAAAGATATTGCCGAACGGACGGGTGGGGACATTTATTTAGGCGTTGTAGGAGCTGTCCGTACAGGGAAATCAACCTTTATAAAACGTTTTATGGAGCTCGTCGTTCTTCCGAATATAGATAATGAGGCAGATCGGACTCGGGCTCAGGATGAACTTCCTCAAAGTGCAGCCGGTCGTCAAATCATGACGACAGAGCCGAAATTTATTCCTAATCAAGCCGTCTCTATTTCTGTTGAAGAAGGTCTAGATGTAAACGTTCGAGTCGTCGATTGTGTAGGTTATGCAGTACCAGGTGCTACTGGATATGAGGATGAAAATGGTCCAAGAATGATTCATACACCTTGGTTTGATGATCCCATTCCTTTTCAAGAAGCAGCAGAAATTGGGACAAGAAAGGTCATTCAGGAGCACTCTACACTAGGTATTGTTGTGACAACTGATGGCACAATTGGAGAAATTCCAAGGGCTGATTATGAGACATCGGAGAACCAAGTGATAGAGGAATTAAAAGAAGTAGGAAAGCCGTTTGTTGTCTTAGTTAACTCCGTTAAACCAACTCATCCTGAAACAGAAAAGCTTCGAGCAAATCTAGAGGAAACGCATAATGTGCCTGTTTTAGCGATGAATATTGAAAGCATGACAGAGTACGATTTAATGAGTGTCATGAGAGAAGTACTATTCGAATTTCCTGTACATGAAGTCAATGTGCACCTGCCAAGCTGGGTTATGGTTCTACAAGATAATCACTGGCTAAAGGAAAGCTACGAGGAATCTATTCGCCAAACAATCGGTGAAATTAAACGACTTCGCGATGTTAATGATGTAGTTCAAGGATTTAATGGTCTTGAATACATTGAGCGAGCCACAATCGCCGGGATGGAAATGGGTAAAGGGATTGCGGAAATTGATCTAGAGGCTCCTGAAGACTTGTACGACCAAATTTTAATGGAAATAGTCGGGGTCGAAATTCGTGGGAAAGACCATTTATTATCGCTTATGCAGGAGCTATCCTTTGCCAAAACAGAGTATGATCAGGTGCGGGATGCGTTGCAAATGGTACGCCAAACAGGCTATGGTATTGCGGCACCAAGCTTAAGCGACATGAGCTTAGATGAACCTGAAATTATTCGTCAAGGATCAAGGTTTGGGGTTAGGTTAAAGGCTGTAGCACCATCAATTCATATGATTAAAGTAGATGTGGAATCCGAATTTGCTCCTATTATTGGTACTGAAAAGCAAAGTGAGGAGCTTGTGAGATATTTAATGCAAGACTTTGAGGACAATCCTTTATCTATTTGGAACTCTGATATTTTTGGTCGATCTCTAAATTCCATTGTGCGAGAAGGAATCTCAGCAAAACTTTCCTTGATGCCTGAAAATGCTCGTTACAAACTAAAAGAGACGCTAGAAAGAATTATCAATGAAGGGTCAGGTGGCTTGATTGCCATTATTTTATAA
- the ndk gene encoding nucleoside-diphosphate kinase, with the protein MQRTFIMVKPDGVERQLIAPVLAKFQQKGFTLVGAKLMQLSKEHAEAHYAEHKERPFFPDLIEFITSGPVFAMAWEGDGVIDEARKLIGKTDPKEAAPGTIRGDFAIEKSKNIVHGSDSIESAERELALFFEQSELVGANKQTSVLSK; encoded by the coding sequence GTGCAACGTACATTTATTATGGTAAAGCCTGATGGGGTAGAGCGTCAGCTAATTGCTCCAGTTTTAGCAAAATTTCAGCAAAAAGGATTTACACTTGTAGGTGCTAAGCTTATGCAACTATCAAAGGAGCACGCAGAGGCACACTATGCGGAGCATAAAGAAAGACCATTTTTTCCTGACTTAATCGAATTTATTACTTCCGGTCCAGTCTTTGCGATGGCTTGGGAAGGGGACGGCGTTATCGATGAGGCACGCAAGCTTATCGGTAAGACGGACCCTAAAGAAGCTGCGCCAGGAACGATTCGCGGAGACTTTGCAATCGAAAAATCCAAAAACATCGTGCACGGATCTGACTCAATTGAGAGTGCTGAAAGAGAGCTGGCTCTTTTCTTTGAGCAATCAGAATTAGTTGGAGCAAACAAACAAACATCTGTATTATCAAAATAA
- a CDS encoding NAD(P)H-dependent glycerol-3-phosphate dehydrogenase has translation MGKKISVLGSGSWGTALSMVLAENGHHVSLWGRNEKQMSEMQATRENKRYLPGVLLDDTIALTSSLQESITDADYILVVVPTKAMRDVLSDINKLMTATSVFIHASKGIEPETHYRISQIIEEEISEEKREGVVVLSGPSHAEEVCKKQPTTVTCSSIHMNIAEDVQDLFMNQAFRVYTNTDLIGVEIGGSLKNIIALGSGMTSGLGFGDNAKAALMTRGLAEIARLGVKLGANPLTFAGLSGLGDLIVTCTSQHSRNWRAGNMLGKGLSVEETEKELGMVVEGIRTTKAAYQLAKAVGVDMPITTELYEVLFNDKSVDEAVTRLMGRVKKREVEHLPLSSAFSHQDPLNHFEP, from the coding sequence ATGGGGAAAAAAATCTCAGTCTTAGGTTCAGGCAGTTGGGGAACAGCACTCTCAATGGTGTTGGCTGAAAATGGACATCATGTCTCATTATGGGGACGCAATGAGAAACAAATGAGTGAGATGCAAGCTACTCGTGAGAACAAACGATATTTACCGGGAGTCTTACTTGACGATACAATAGCTCTTACTTCTTCATTACAAGAAAGTATTACAGATGCTGACTATATTCTAGTCGTTGTTCCAACTAAAGCAATGCGCGACGTTTTATCTGATATTAATAAGCTCATGACAGCAACGTCTGTGTTTATTCATGCTAGTAAAGGAATAGAACCCGAGACTCACTACAGAATCTCGCAAATTATTGAAGAAGAAATAAGTGAAGAGAAGCGCGAGGGCGTTGTTGTTTTATCTGGACCGAGTCACGCAGAAGAAGTCTGTAAAAAGCAACCAACGACCGTGACATGCTCTTCTATACATATGAATATTGCAGAAGATGTACAGGATTTATTTATGAATCAGGCGTTCCGAGTATATACGAATACCGATTTAATTGGTGTTGAAATAGGTGGCTCTTTAAAGAATATTATTGCACTAGGCTCAGGTATGACAAGCGGGCTTGGGTTTGGTGATAATGCAAAAGCGGCACTCATGACTCGAGGACTAGCTGAGATAGCACGACTTGGTGTAAAACTTGGTGCGAATCCATTAACCTTTGCTGGTTTATCAGGATTAGGTGATCTAATTGTGACATGCACAAGCCAGCATAGCCGTAACTGGAGAGCTGGTAATATGCTTGGTAAGGGACTATCAGTAGAAGAAACGGAAAAAGAGCTTGGCATGGTTGTTGAGGGAATTCGAACAACGAAGGCTGCCTACCAGTTAGCAAAAGCAGTTGGAGTCGATATGCCGATCACAACAGAACTATATGAAGTACTTTTTAATGATAAATCTGTGGACGAAGCAGTGACGCGGTTAATGGGGCGTGTAAAAAAACGAGAAGTAGAGCATCTTCCACTAAGCTCAGCCTTTAGCCATCAAGATCCACTTAATCACTTCGAGCCATAG
- the folE gene encoding GTP cyclohydrolase I FolE, translating to MSKVDHEKIQQAVTMILEAIGEDPSREGLHDTPKRVARMYEEVFQGLHQDPKEHFKTVFGEDHEELVLVKDIPFHSMCEHHLVPFYGKAHIGYLPQGGQVTGLSKLARAVEAVTKRPQLQERITSTIADSMVETLNPRGVIVIVEAEHMCMTMRGVKKPGSMTVTSAVRGAFKEDEAARAEVLALIRN from the coding sequence ATGAGCAAAGTAGATCATGAAAAAATCCAGCAAGCAGTTACAATGATTTTAGAAGCAATTGGAGAGGACCCATCGAGAGAAGGGCTACATGACACTCCAAAACGAGTAGCACGAATGTATGAAGAGGTCTTCCAAGGACTTCATCAGGATCCTAAAGAACATTTCAAAACAGTGTTTGGCGAAGATCACGAGGAGCTAGTCCTTGTGAAAGATATTCCATTCCACTCTATGTGTGAGCATCATCTAGTTCCATTTTACGGAAAAGCACACATCGGGTATTTACCTCAGGGAGGACAAGTCACTGGGTTAAGTAAGCTTGCTCGTGCAGTTGAGGCTGTAACAAAACGCCCGCAGTTACAGGAGCGAATTACTTCCACTATTGCAGATTCTATGGTAGAAACATTAAATCCTCGCGGAGTTATTGTAATTGTAGAAGCGGAACACATGTGTATGACGATGCGTGGAGTTAAAAAGCCAGGGTCTATGACTGTAACCTCTGCTGTTAGAGGTGCATTTAAAGAAGACGAAGCAGCCCGTGCAGAAGTGCTAGCACTTATTCGAAACTAG
- a CDS encoding UbiA-like polyprenyltransferase — MNKLKIFLEMIKFEHTIFALPFAFLGAILGSYTINGALPSAIDWLWITLAMIGARTAAMSLNRVIDAKIDEANPRTANRAIPAGLLSKAETILFIVLSFALLFVATFNLNMLAVYLLPIAVFFLVIYSYTKRFTWACHIVLGITIALAPLGGWVAATGVLTVEAFVLFLAVAMWTAGFDIIYATQDADYDKGAKLYSIPSHFGIPKALKIARGFHLVSFLAMLTLSALTPLGIIYLIGALIAGGIMIYEHSLVKPHDLSKVNVAFFTMNGVISITIFLFALGDILLF; from the coding sequence ATGAATAAACTAAAAATCTTTTTAGAAATGATCAAATTTGAGCATACAATATTTGCATTACCTTTTGCCTTTCTAGGAGCAATTCTTGGTAGTTACACGATTAATGGCGCCTTACCTAGTGCGATAGATTGGCTCTGGATTACTTTAGCAATGATTGGAGCTCGAACTGCAGCGATGTCCTTAAATCGTGTCATTGATGCAAAAATAGATGAAGCCAATCCTCGAACAGCGAATCGTGCGATACCTGCAGGATTGTTATCGAAGGCAGAGACGATCTTGTTTATCGTTTTATCTTTTGCACTTCTCTTTGTTGCAACATTCAATTTGAATATGTTAGCTGTGTATCTCCTACCAATAGCGGTATTTTTCCTCGTTATTTATTCGTATACAAAACGCTTTACATGGGCGTGTCACATTGTACTTGGTATCACGATTGCACTCGCACCTCTTGGTGGATGGGTTGCAGCAACTGGTGTGCTTACTGTAGAAGCGTTTGTTCTTTTCCTAGCAGTCGCAATGTGGACTGCTGGATTTGATATCATCTATGCGACGCAGGATGCTGATTACGATAAAGGAGCAAAGCTTTACTCCATTCCAAGTCACTTTGGAATTCCAAAAGCACTTAAAATAGCAAGAGGCTTTCACCTTGTAAGCTTTCTTGCGATGCTAACATTATCTGCGTTAACACCGCTTGGCATCATTTACCTCATTGGAGCACTGATTGCAGGTGGTATCATGATTTATGAGCACTCTTTAGTTAAACCTCATGATCTATCGAAGGTGAACGTAGCGTTCTTTACAATGAACGGTGTAATAAGTATAACGATTTTCTTATTTGCTTTAGGAGACATTCTGTTATTTTAG
- the hepT gene encoding heptaprenyl diphosphate synthase component II: protein MKLTDIYLHLRSDIVKIENELESHIDAEHPDLKRASSHLLKAGGKRIRPVFVLLSAQFGNYDLDQIKQVAIPLELIHMASLVHDDVIDDAELRRGKRTIKSKWDNRVAMYTGDYIFAKAIEIASRSNKQGVHDVLSKAMVDMCIGEIEQIRDQFNLDQSLRTYLRRIKRKTALLISVSCDLGARVANVADKERVALKWYGYYVGMAFQITDDILDFVGTEKQLGKPAGSDLIQGNITLPAIYAMEQDNWIKHHVTSYMQDPTGESPIKEVVNRIKHSDAIDAANKLSNDYITKALDCLEPLEDIRAKQALYDIAIYIRDRNY from the coding sequence ATGAAACTCACGGATATATATTTACATTTACGTTCAGATATCGTAAAAATTGAAAATGAACTAGAATCCCATATTGATGCAGAACACCCAGACTTAAAAAGAGCATCTTCGCACCTGCTAAAAGCTGGCGGTAAACGAATTCGTCCTGTGTTTGTGTTACTGAGCGCTCAGTTTGGTAACTATGACTTGGATCAAATCAAGCAAGTAGCGATTCCGTTAGAGCTCATTCATATGGCCTCGCTCGTTCATGATGACGTCATTGATGATGCGGAGCTTAGGCGAGGGAAGCGCACGATTAAATCAAAGTGGGATAACCGCGTAGCGATGTATACAGGTGACTATATTTTCGCCAAAGCTATAGAGATCGCGTCAAGATCCAATAAACAAGGCGTGCATGATGTTCTATCAAAAGCTATGGTAGATATGTGTATCGGAGAAATTGAGCAAATTCGAGATCAGTTTAATTTGGACCAATCTTTACGCACATACCTACGTAGAATAAAGCGTAAAACGGCACTTCTTATCTCTGTAAGCTGTGATTTAGGCGCTAGGGTTGCCAATGTCGCTGATAAAGAGAGAGTAGCATTAAAGTGGTATGGCTATTATGTTGGTATGGCCTTTCAAATCACAGATGATATTCTTGATTTCGTTGGGACAGAAAAGCAGCTTGGTAAGCCTGCAGGAAGTGATTTAATTCAGGGCAATATCACACTTCCAGCTATTTATGCCATGGAACAGGATAATTGGATTAAGCACCATGTGACCTCTTACATGCAAGATCCAACGGGCGAATCTCCAATTAAAGAAGTTGTCAATCGCATTAAACATTCAGATGCCATTGATGCCGCGAATAAATTAAGTAATGATTATATAACAAAAGCCTTGGATTGCTTAGAACCATTAGAGGATATTCGAGCTAAACAAGCGTTATATGATATAGCGATATATATTCGCGACCGTAATTATTAA
- the plsY gene encoding glycerol-3-phosphate 1-O-acyltransferase PlsY, whose translation MAFFVIILSYLIGSISFSFLMGRLLRKLDIREHGSGNAGATNTLRVLGVGPAIIVLLLDCAKGIVAVVIGLQVSNGDPVIAGACGLAAVLGHNWPIFHGFRGGKGVATTIGVLATLVFWPALIAGTIAIISIIITRFVSLGSLLFMVGTTILTASTFYLFDYSFTTVYFLVILTLLSIWRHRENIKRLRQGTESKVGQKA comes from the coding sequence ATGGCTTTTTTCGTCATCATTCTGTCTTATTTAATTGGTTCTATAAGCTTTAGTTTTTTAATGGGACGATTACTTAGAAAACTTGATATTCGTGAGCACGGCAGCGGTAACGCTGGTGCCACGAATACTCTTCGTGTTTTAGGGGTTGGACCAGCTATCATTGTCCTATTACTTGACTGTGCAAAAGGTATAGTTGCTGTCGTAATAGGTTTACAAGTGTCAAATGGGGATCCGGTCATTGCAGGAGCATGTGGATTAGCTGCAGTATTAGGACATAACTGGCCTATCTTCCACGGCTTTAGAGGCGGTAAAGGTGTAGCAACTACAATTGGAGTACTAGCTACACTTGTTTTTTGGCCCGCGTTAATCGCAGGGACGATTGCTATCATTTCTATTATCATAACGCGCTTCGTATCACTCGGCTCTCTTCTCTTTATGGTAGGCACAACGATACTGACCGCTTCGACATTTTACTTATTTGACTATTCATTTACTACTGTTTACTTTCTGGTTATTCTGACTCTTTTATCCATTTGGAGACATCGCGAAAATATAAAGCGACTTCGTCAAGGAACAGAGAGTAAAGTAGGTCAAAAAGCTTAA
- a CDS encoding heptaprenyl diphosphate synthase component 1: MMTAIHDNQQEIQSIYADFHSLTRHSYLHTYLPYPTIDDYQAKLLLCILQEKGLNHKDRHTLTLATLLVQAAMNIHDKVNSTELTDDFSWKDRQLTVLAGDYYSALYYHTLSGRLESYLPVLSNAIQDINEAKMRIYKRIDPEYLLYHDVAVIKSALVTQISLYLDDKALSKAVSALFFYESLLREKDRRASDEKPTLATLALPKENLQLERLIHDAKEGLLLEIEQVGTKSGMPLRSMYDQVTEDYRIRFWNRKEANRNESI, encoded by the coding sequence ATGATGACAGCGATTCATGATAACCAACAAGAAATTCAATCTATATACGCAGACTTTCATTCGCTTACTCGTCATTCCTATTTACATACGTATTTACCTTATCCAACTATTGATGACTATCAGGCGAAATTACTCCTATGTATTCTTCAAGAAAAAGGACTAAATCATAAGGATCGGCATACGCTAACTCTTGCGACACTTTTAGTGCAGGCTGCCATGAATATTCATGATAAAGTCAATTCCACAGAGCTTACTGACGACTTTTCTTGGAAGGATCGTCAGCTAACTGTGCTTGCAGGAGACTACTATAGTGCTCTCTACTATCATACGCTCTCTGGACGCTTAGAGTCGTACTTGCCGGTACTGTCCAATGCCATACAAGATATCAACGAAGCTAAAATGCGTATATATAAACGTATTGACCCTGAATACCTTCTTTATCACGATGTGGCGGTTATCAAAAGTGCGTTAGTTACGCAAATTTCCTTATATTTGGATGATAAAGCTCTGAGTAAAGCAGTGAGCGCATTGTTCTTTTATGAATCATTACTTAGAGAGAAGGATCGTCGAGCGTCGGATGAGAAGCCGACACTTGCTACATTAGCTTTGCCAAAAGAAAATCTTCAGCTCGAGAGATTAATTCATGATGCAAAAGAAGGTTTACTTTTAGAAATAGAGCAAGTTGGCACGAAGAGCGGAATGCCACTTCGATCTATGTATGATCAAGTCACCGAAGATTATCGGATACGTTTTTGGAATAGGAAAGAGGCGAACAGAAATGAGTCAATCTAA
- a CDS encoding CheR family methyltransferase, giving the protein MRMNDYQDFIQKIYKRTGIDLSLYKEAQMKRRLTSLREKRGFDTFQGYYNGLVEDNRLFEEFLDRMTINVSEFFRNKQRWDILDKKIVPKLLENKGSLKVWSAACSTGEEPYTLSILLRQHVSPQSFTIQASDLDQSILERAKKGFYPDRSLKEVNPSYLSTYFEKEPLGYKVKPEIQKPITFKKHNLLADSFDRGFDLIVCRNVMIYFTEDAKVKLYHKFSEALRPGGILFVGSTEQIFNPQQYKLETEDTFFYKKMG; this is encoded by the coding sequence ATGAGAATGAATGACTACCAAGATTTTATACAAAAAATATATAAACGTACTGGGATAGACCTTTCGCTTTATAAAGAAGCGCAAATGAAGCGACGACTTACTTCTTTACGTGAAAAGAGAGGTTTTGATACCTTTCAAGGATATTATAATGGATTAGTAGAGGATAATCGGTTGTTCGAAGAGTTCTTGGACAGAATGACAATTAACGTGTCGGAGTTTTTCCGTAATAAACAACGTTGGGATATTTTAGACAAAAAAATTGTACCTAAGCTACTTGAGAATAAGGGATCTCTTAAAGTTTGGAGTGCAGCTTGTTCAACGGGGGAGGAGCCGTACACTTTATCCATCCTTTTAAGGCAGCACGTCTCACCACAATCGTTTACGATTCAGGCCTCTGACCTAGACCAATCGATCTTAGAGCGGGCTAAAAAAGGATTTTACCCAGATAGATCACTAAAGGAAGTAAACCCCTCTTATTTATCTACATATTTTGAGAAAGAGCCGTTAGGCTATAAAGTAAAGCCGGAAATTCAAAAACCTATCACGTTTAAAAAACATAACCTGCTAGCGGACAGCTTTGATCGTGGCTTTGATTTAATTGTTTGTCGAAATGTTATGATCTATTTTACGGAAGATGCTAAAGTGAAGCTTTATCATAAATTTAGCGAAGCGCTCCGTCCTGGCGGAATTTTATTTGTTGGAAGTACGGAACAAATATTTAATCCGCAGCAATATAAGCTTGAAACAGAAGACACTTTTTTCTACAAAAAAATGGGGTAA
- a CDS encoding demethylmenaquinone methyltransferase, with product MSQSKEERVHAIFQSISPSYDKMNAIISFQRHVAWRKDTMKRMAVKEGSKALDVCCGTADWTIQLGEAVGPKGDVKGLDFSQNMLDVGVHKIDDKKLSNVELLHGNAMELPFEDNSFDYVTIGFGLRNVPDYMQVLKEMRRVVKDDGLVVCLETSQPTALGFKQLYWLYFKRIMPLFGRVFAKSYEEYSWLQESTEGFPSKEVLKEMFLEAGFNDVAIKSYSGGVAAAHFATK from the coding sequence ATGAGTCAATCTAAAGAAGAGCGCGTGCATGCGATCTTTCAATCCATATCACCAAGCTACGATAAAATGAATGCTATCATTAGCTTTCAAAGACACGTAGCATGGCGTAAAGATACCATGAAGCGAATGGCAGTAAAAGAAGGATCTAAAGCACTTGACGTGTGCTGTGGAACGGCCGATTGGACGATACAGCTTGGAGAAGCTGTTGGACCAAAGGGCGACGTAAAGGGGTTAGACTTCAGCCAAAATATGCTTGATGTTGGCGTTCATAAAATTGATGATAAAAAACTGTCCAATGTCGAGCTTTTGCACGGCAACGCGATGGAGCTTCCATTTGAGGATAACTCTTTTGACTATGTAACCATTGGTTTTGGTCTGCGGAATGTTCCTGACTACATGCAGGTATTGAAAGAAATGAGACGTGTAGTAAAAGACGATGGGCTAGTCGTGTGTTTAGAGACATCACAGCCAACAGCTCTTGGCTTTAAACAGCTATACTGGCTCTACTTTAAACGTATTATGCCATTGTTTGGGCGAGTGTTTGCGAAAAGCTACGAGGAATATTCGTGGCTTCAAGAATCAACAGAGGGCTTCCCGTCAAAAGAGGTTCTTAAAGAGATGTTTTTAGAAGCAGGCTTTAACGATGTAGCAATCAAGTCATACTCTGGTGGAGTTGCTGCTGCTCACTTCGCAACAAAATAG
- the mtrB gene encoding trp RNA-binding attenuation protein MtrB, with translation MAESTNYIVIKAKEDGVSVIGLTRGTDTRFHHSEKLDKNEMMIAQFTEHTSAIKIRGNATVQTAHGVMETND, from the coding sequence ATGGCTGAATCTACAAACTATATCGTTATTAAAGCAAAAGAGGATGGGGTGAGCGTCATAGGACTCACTAGAGGGACAGACACACGATTTCACCATTCTGAGAAGCTTGATAAAAACGAAATGATGATTGCTCAGTTTACGGAGCATACATCCGCTATAAAGATCCGAGGTAATGCTACTGTGCAAACTGCACATGGCGTTATGGAGACGAACGATTAA
- a CDS encoding menaquinone biosynthetic enzyme MqnA/MqnD family protein has protein sequence MGLVVGEISYTNIRPMFHYLNRERLASFSFVPAIPAELNKKMAAGMIDVGGISSFAYGQNIDDYHVLADLSVSSYQQVGSIFLFTKKKLEELDGEPIALTSSSATSVHLLKILLRHFYRVEPRFYTQDPDFNEMMERASACLLIGDDAIRAKWNHEAEYFCYDLGKLWYEHTGLPMTYAVFAVRKEMAALYEESLASLYEGFHESKRMCKSNHYHDLITSIQREHGGTFTFWQSYFAKLNHDLTSDHLDGLHMYYDLAYQYGYLSKPVKEISVWNPVSPFHSV, from the coding sequence ATGGGACTAGTAGTTGGAGAAATATCCTATACGAATATTCGACCGATGTTCCACTATTTAAATAGAGAGCGCTTAGCTTCTTTTTCATTTGTTCCTGCCATACCGGCAGAGTTAAATAAAAAAATGGCTGCTGGTATGATTGATGTTGGTGGAATAAGCTCTTTCGCATACGGTCAGAACATAGACGATTATCACGTGCTTGCTGATTTGTCTGTCTCTTCTTATCAGCAGGTAGGCTCCATTTTTCTATTTACTAAAAAAAAGCTAGAGGAGTTAGACGGCGAACCTATTGCTCTTACCTCAAGCTCTGCTACTTCTGTTCATCTGCTTAAAATTTTACTCAGACATTTTTATCGGGTCGAGCCACGCTTTTATACGCAGGATCCTGATTTTAATGAGATGATGGAGCGTGCATCTGCTTGCCTGTTAATTGGCGATGATGCCATTCGAGCTAAGTGGAACCACGAAGCAGAATATTTTTGCTATGACCTCGGCAAACTTTGGTATGAGCATACTGGTCTACCAATGACATACGCAGTTTTTGCTGTCAGAAAAGAAATGGCAGCTTTATACGAAGAATCGCTTGCTTCTTTATATGAGGGCTTTCACGAGAGTAAGCGTATGTGTAAAAGTAATCATTATCACGATTTAATTACATCGATTCAAAGAGAGCACGGTGGCACATTTACATTTTGGCAAAGCTATTTTGCAAAGTTAAATCATGATTTAACAAGTGATCATTTAGATGGCTTGCACATGTATTATGATCTTGCCTACCAATATGGCTATTTATCCAAACCAGTCAAAGAAATATCGGTCTGGAACCCAGTCTCTCCCTTTCATTCCGTTTAG
- a CDS encoding DUF2768 domain-containing protein, whose amino-acid sequence MFVDPLMKMWISFIAMGLMFVSVALTIFTKEKLRGFLRYSFLTISFICIIVSGLIVILVTFSGPVPE is encoded by the coding sequence ATGTTTGTAGATCCATTGATGAAGATGTGGATATCATTCATTGCGATGGGATTAATGTTTGTCTCCGTTGCACTCACTATTTTTACAAAAGAAAAATTACGGGGATTTTTACGATACTCATTTTTAACAATTAGCTTTATCTGTATTATTGTATCTGGATTGATTGTTATTCTCGTCACATTTAGTGGTCCAGTACCAGAATAG